GCTGAGCGGTCTGCTGGCCGACGCGGCACGCGAGCTCGGCGGAGCGCTGCGGATCCTCGGCTGGCGGGCGGAGGTCGGTGAGGTCTATGCCGCCTGCGACCTGGTGCTGCTCACCTCCGACAACGAGGGCATGCCCCTGTCGCTCATCGAGGCCGGCATGGCCGGGGTGCCGGCCGTGGCGACCCGGGTGGGCAGCGTGGCGGAGGTCGTCGAGCACGAGGTGACCGGGCTGCTCGCCGCCACGGACGTCGAGGAACTCAGCGCCTGCGTGCTCCGGCTCCTGGCGGACGAGCCGCTGCGCCGGTCCATGGCGGAGGCGGCCCGCCGCAGGACCACCCGGCTGTTCGGCGCGGCCCGCCTGGTGGCCGACACCGAGGCCGTCTACACCGAGATCGCGCGGGCCCACGGCTGGGAGCCCGCCGGCCCGGCCGCCGCGTCGCACGCGCGAGCCGAGGGGGGATGACCGGTGACGAGCGGGTGGGGTACGGCGGCGCTCGGCACCCTGCTGGCGCGGGCCGCCACCCTGGCGATGACCATGGGCAGCGGCGTGATCCTCGCCAGGGAGCTCGCTCCTTCCGGCCGGGGCACGTACTACGTCCTGCTGTCGGTCGCGATCAGCTCGTACTTCCTCGGCAACCTGTCGGTGGACCAGGCGATGGTGTCACGCTGGCAGCGGCAGGCCGAGCGTCCCGCGCTGCGCGCCAACTGCCTCCTGCTCGGCCCCGTGCTCGGCACGGCGGCCGCGCTCGTCGCGGCCGCCGCGGCGGTGGCCATGGGGGACCGCGCGAGCCTGAGGGAGCCGCTCCTGCTGGCCGTCGTGCTGCTCACCGTGCCGATCAACGTGACCGGAACCTACGTCACCGCGGCGCTCGGCCTGGAAGGCCGCGTCGGCCTGGCCACCTGGGGCTCGTTCGGCGGGTCCGCGGCGCAGTTCGCGCTGCTGGCGCTCTGCTCGGCCGCGGGGTCGCTGACGATAGCGAGAGCCGTGTGCGTCTGGGTGCTGTCGGTCACCGTCACGCTCGCCCTGTTCGTGCGGTTCGGCCGGTTCGGCGTGGCGTGCCGGGAGACCGGCCTGGCCGTGCGCACGGTGACGCTGGGCCTGCGCAACCACATCGGCCTGGTCGCCGTGCAGATCCTGATGCGCGCCGACGTGCTGGTGCTCAACGCCACCGAGTCGGCCGCCACCGCCGGGCTGTTCTCGGTCGCGGTGACCCTGGTGGACCTGGTCAGCGTGGCCACCATGTCGCTGTCCCTGGTGGGTCTGGCCCGGCAGGCGGACGAGGAGATCGAGGACGCCGCCAAGGTCACCGCGACGGCGACCCGCCTCGCCGGACTGGTCGGGGTGGCGTCGATGGCCGTGCTCTGCCTGACCGCGCCGGTACTCATTCCCCTGGTCTACGGAGCGGAGTTCCGCGACAGCGCGGTGGCGCTGTTCGGGCTGGCCCCCGGCGTTCTGCTCTATGCGGTCACCCGGCCGATATGGACGCACCTGGTGCGCCTGGACCGGCCGGGCACGGCGACGGGGATCGCGGTACTGGCCTTCGCTCTGAACGCCGCGCTCGCCTTGGCGCTGATCCCGGCGTTCGGCATGCTCGGGTGCGCCATCGCCTCCTCCATCGCGTTCGCCTGCTTCGCCGCGACGCAGACGGCCTGGTTCCTGCGTGCCACCGGCCTCCCCCTGTCCGCGATCGTCCCCGGGCCGCGGGAGGTGCGAGCGGTCCTGCGCATCCTCGCACGCGTCAGACAGCGCCTTGCCACCAGACCATGAGGTGACCCCGATGAAGATCAGTGTGCTCACGCCGACCTACAACCGTGCCCATCTGCTGCCGCGCCTCTACCGCAGCCTGACGGCACAGAACGCCGACCTGGAATGGGTGGTGGTGGACGACGGATCCACCGACGACACTCCTGACGTGCTGGCCGAGCTCGGCGCGCAGGCGCCCTTCCCCGTCGTCCACGTCCGGCAGGAGCGCAACGCGGGAAAGCACGTCGCCTACAACCGTGCGGTACGGGAGGCGTCGGGGGACTTGGCCGGGGTGGTCGACTCCGACGACCGGCTCCTGCCGGACGCGCTCGCGACCGTGGGCAAGGAATGGAAGGACATCCCCGCCGGGTCGCGCGAGCTGTTCAGCGGCGTGGGTGGACGGTGTGTGACCGAGGACGGCCTGGTCGGACGGCCCTTCGCCGGAGGTGCGCCGTATCTGGACGGCACGTGGCACGAGCTGTTCTACACGCACGACCGCTGGGAGGAACGGGTGAGGTTCGACCGCCTGGAGGTCCTACGGCGGCATCTGTTCCCTGAGACCGGCACCCCCTCGTTCCTGCCGGAGAGCCTGGTGTGGCGGCAGGTCGGCGGCATGCTCCGCTACCTCGACGTCCCCCTGCGCTTCTACCACCTGGAGGGCGAGGACCGGCTCTGCCGCCGTCCGTTCGCCGACATGGCGGCGGGCCGACGCGTCTTCTACGCCACGGTCCTGAACGAGGACCTGCACCGGTGGTGGCCGTACGCACGTGCCAGGTTCGCCAAGTGGGCCGCGCAGTACGTCCGCAGCGGCCTGCACCTGGGCATCCCGCCGGTGCGCCAGCTGAGGGACCTGGAGAACCGGCGGGCACGGCTGCTGGCGGCGGCGGCGCTGCCGCTCGGCACCGCACTGTTCCTCGCCGACCGGCGCGCCGGCCCGGACTGAGCACGCCGTCCGCGGGCCGTCCCGCTCAGCCGAGCGGAGCGGGACAGGCCGCCTCGGCCACCGTCGGGCCGCTCGCGGCGGCGTGCGCGCGGTGCCAGAGCTCGAACTGCAGGAGCGTCCAGAGCCGGACGCTGTGGTCGGCACCCTCGGCGTGCCGCCGGAGCAGTTCGCGGACCGCCTGCGGACGGAACAGGCCGCGGGTGCGTGCGGTGTGGTCGGTGAGGGTGTCGAAGGCCAGCTCCCGCAGCTCGCCGCGCAGCCACGCGGCCAGCGGCACGCCGAACCCCTGCTTGGGGTAGCTCAGGATCTCCCTGGGCAGCCACGAGGCGACGGCCCGCTTGAACAGGAGCTTGGTCCGGCCTCCGCGCACCTTCAGCTCCGCCGGGAGGCCGGCGGCCCATTCCATCAGGTGGTGGTCCAGCAGCGGCGACCGCGTCTCCAGGGAGTTGGCCATGGAGGTGATGTCGACCTTCACCAGCAGGTCTCCCGGAAGGTAGGTGGCGACGTCCACCTCCAGCACCCGGCCGATCGCGCCGGCCGCCGTCGACCGTTCGAAGACCTCCTCCAGCAGCCGGTAGCTGTCGGTCTCGGCCAGCAGCGTCCGCATCTCGCCGGTGTAGATCTCGGCCTTCTGCTCGGGGGTGAACGCGCACATCAGACGGGCATAGCGCCGTGACGGGGTCTCCGCGGCGAACTGCATCAGCCGGCCGAGCCGCCGTCCCACGGATCCGCTGCGGGTGCGCTCGGAGAGCAGGTCGCCCAGGCGGGCCGAGGCCGCCGCGGGTCCTCCGGACAGGGCGGGGATCCAGCCGGCCTTCCCCATCAGGATGTAGCGCTGGTATCCGCCGAAGCACTCGTCACCGCCGTCCCCGCTGAGCACCACGGTGACGTGCCTGCGGCTCAGCTGCGCGACGTAGAAGCTGGGGATGGCCGAGGAATCGGCGAACGGCTCGTCGAAGTGCCAGGCGATGCGGGGCAGGACGTCGAGCAGCCGCGAGGTGACGACCAGCTCGTGGTGGTCGGTGCCGTACCGGTCGGCCACCATGCGCGCCTTGTGCCGCTCGTCGTAGCGGCTCTCCTCGAAGCCGACGCAGAACGTGCGCACCCGCTCGGTGCTCTGCATCGCCATGGCCGCCACCACGGCCGAGGAGTCGACGCCGCCGGAGAGGAACGCCCCGAGGGGACGCTCGCTCACCATCCTGATGCGGGTGGCCTCCAGCAGCAGCTCGCGCAGCCGCTCCGCCTCGTCCCGCTCGTTCTCCACCCGGCGGGGGGTGCTGTCCAGGCTCCAGTAGCGCCGCACGGTGACCTGGCCGGCCTCCCAGACCAGCAGGTGGCCGGGGGGGAGCTTGTGCACCCCCCGGTAGATGGACCACGGCGCCGGGACGTACTGGTAGGTCAGATAGTGGTGCAGGGCCACCGGATCGACCTCGCGGTGCAGGCCCGGGTCCTGGGCCAGTGACTTCAGTTCGGAGGCGAACCACAGAGAGCCGCCGTCCGAGCGCCAGTACAGCGGCTTCTTGCCGACCCGGTCGCGGGCCAGCAGCAGCCTCCCTCGCGCGCGGTCCCACACCGCGAAGGCGAACATCCCCCGCAGCCGCCGCACCATCTCAGGCCCGTGTTCCTCATAAAGGTGGACCAGGCATTCGGAGTCGCCGGTCCCACGCAGCCGGTGACCCCGCCGGGCCAGGTCCCGCCGCAACTCGGCGTAGTTGTAGATCTCGCCGTTGAAGACCGCCACGACCTGCCGGTCCTCGTTGTAGACCGGCTGGTCGCCGTGGGCCACGTCGATGATCGCCAGCCGGCGCATGCCGAGGGCGGCGTGGTCGTCGTGGTGCAGACCCTCACCGTCCGGTCCGCGGTGCACGATGACCTCGCACATGCGGCGCACCAGGTCCAGTTCGGGACTGGACGTCGACACGACTCCCGCGATTCCGCACATCAGTCCTCCAACAGTCGCCGGTAGAGATGGACGTGCTCGTCGACCATGCGTCCCACGTCGAGGTTCTTGCGCGCCCAGTCGCGTGCTTCCGCGCCGAGCGCTGCGGCCGGCGCGGGGTTCTCCAGTACGTGAGCGATGCCGTCGGCCAGGGCCCGCGGGTCGGCGGCCGGCACCAGGACGCCGCGGCCGTCGAGCAGTTCAGGAGTGCCGCCGACGGCGGTGGCCACGATCGGACGGCCGAGGGCCATCGCCTCCATGACGGCGTTGCTCATGCCCTCGAACAGCGAGGACAGCACCACCACGTCGGCCCGCGCCAGCATTCGTTCGTGGTCGGCGCGGCGGCCGAGGAAGCGGACGTCGAGACCGAGCGCCTTCGCCCGCGCCTCCAGGGCGGGACGGTCCGGGCCGTCGCCGACCAGCACCAGGGTGCACGGCCGGCCGCGCCGCGCGAGCTCCGCGGCGGCCCGCAGCAGGTAGGTGTGGCCCTTCTGCCGTTTGAAGTTCGCCACGCACACCAGGACGGGGTGATCGGCGTGGATCTCCGCCGGCGTGACCGCGTCGAACACCTCGCCGGGCAGCCCGTTGTAGATGACCGAGAGCTTGTGCGCCGGGACGCGCTCGACCGTGCGAGCGTCCTCCAGTACGGCCACGGCGTTGGCGACGATGTGGTCGGTGATCAAGGTGGCGGCCCGCTCGACGGTGAAGACCCACCGGCGGCCGCGCTTGTAGTCGCTCTGGTTGCGGCGCCCCGCCACCACCACCGGCACCGCCGCCAGCCTCGCCGCCGGCGGGCCGATCATGTAGCTGCGGAACAGGAAGGCGTGCAGGACGTCGGGCCTGATGGCGCGGAGCTCGCGGACCAGGCGCGCGAAGGCCCAGGTGTTGCGCCAGAGCGCGGGAAGGCTCGCGGGGTCGCGGGCGAAGCCGAGCCGGCGCACGTCGATGCCGGCCGCACGCAGCCGTTCCTCGTAGGGCCCGCCGCCGGTGAGCAGGAGGACGACCACCTCGACCCCGCTGTCGTGAAGGCCGTTCGCCAGCAGGAACACCTGCTTCTCGGTGCCGCCCAGTTCGAGTTCGCTCATCAGGAGCACGACGCGCCGCAGGCCGGCGGGGTGCTGTCTTGCTGCCACGAAAAGACCTTCCATTGCCGACAAGAGGAGCGGAAACCGCGAGCGGCGAAATTCCCCCCAACCGCCGTAAAAGCCGTCTGACTGCCTGACCGCCGTGATCCGGTGATGCGGCGAACACCGCGATAACCACCGGACCGCAACGGCCCGGTGGTATCCGAAACAGCGGATCTCATGGAGACCGCGGCCTTCTCCGGCTTTTCGGGGCAGCGATCGGCAGGAGTCGATGGTAGACCCGAGCCGCCGCGAAACCCGGCATCATCGTCGTGCCCCGCGTGGCGAATCCGCAGGTCACGACACGCCTGCCCGGCTATGCGCCCCGCGCGCCATTCGCCTTTACGATGGCCCCGGCGGGCCGGATCGCCTGATTTCGGCCGGCCGGGAAATGCCGGGTTCCTCGGCACCGGCACCGCCTCAAGGCGGTTCGGCGAACTACGATCAAGGGCGGTGGGGGCCAGTCCATGGAAGCCGCGAATACCATTCCGGTGAACGTCGCGGAGAGCCGGGGGCGCAGCCACGTCGTGACCGGGGTCGCCGGATTCATCGGATCGCACATCGCCCGCTCACTGCTCGATCGGGGCGATCATGTCGTCGGCATCGACCACTGTGCCGGTCACCCGCCGGGCATCACCGCACGCAACCTCGCGGTCAACGAGGGCTGCGACCGGTTCACCATGGTCCGCGGTGATCTGGCGGAGATCGCGCTGGAACCTCATTTGCGCGGCGCCGACACGGTCTTCCACGCCGCCGCCCGTCCCGGCGTGCGCACGTCCTGGGGTGCGGAGTTCCCCGGATACGCGCGCAGCAACATCGTGGCCACCCACCTGCTGATGGAGGCCGCGGCGCGCTGCGGCGTCCGGCGCGTGGTGGTGTCGTCATCCTCCAGCGTCTACGGGGGTGCCCCGGACGGGCCCGTGCCCGAGACCCACCTGCCCGCCCCGCTGTCCCCGTACGGGGTGACCAAGCTCGCCGCCGAGCAGCTGGCCATCGCGCACGCTCTGCGGGAGATGACCGGGCCGACCGTGGTGGCGCTCCGCTATTTCACCGTCTACGGGCCGCGGCAGCGTCCCGACATGCTGATCAGCCGGCTCATCGCCTCGGCGCTGTCCGGCAGGCCTCTCACCGTCAACGGCGACGGCAAGCAGCGGCGCGACTTCACCTTCATCGCCGACGCCGTCCGCGCCAACCTGGCCGCCATGGACGCCGACGTCGAGGCCGAGGTGGTGAACATCGGCACCGGGGTCACCACCTCGGTGCTGGACACCGCCGACCTGGTCGGCGAGGTCACCGGACGGCCGGTCCCGCTCACGTTCGCCGAGGGGCAGGCGGGCGACGTGCGCGACACGCATGCCGACACCACCCGCGCCGAGGCGGTGATCGGCTACCGGCCCGCCGTCGAGCTGCGTGACGGGCTGTCGGCCCAGGTGGCGTGGACACTCCGTCGCCGCGACGTCGCGCCATGAGGGTCGCCCTGCTGATCGGCCAGCTCGGCCGCGGCGGCACCGAGAAGCAACTGACCCTCCTGGCGTGCGGGCTACGCGAGCGCGGCGAGGAGGTCGAGGTCCTGGTCATGTACGAGGGAGGGCACTGGGAGGCGGTGCTGCGTGAGGCCGGCGTCCCCGTCGTCCACCTCGGATTCCGCAGAGGGCCGGCGGCCCTGCCGCGCAACGTCGCGGCGTTCGCGTCGCTCGTGCGGCGGCTCCGGCGCGCGCGGCCCGACGTGCTGAACACCTTCCTCATCCGCGCCAACGTCGCCGGGGTGTGCGCGGGGCGGCTGGCCCGGGTCCCCGTCGTCGTCACCGGCGAACGCGCACTGGCCACGCTGACCGGCGCCGCCGGGGCCGCCGTGTGGCTCGCCCGCCTGGCGGACCGCCTCGCCGACCTGGTCGTGGCGAACGCCGCCGGCGTGGCCGAGCAGGTCGCGCGGCTCCGCCGCGTGCCGGCCGACAAGATCACCGTCGTCTACAACGGGCTGCCGGCGTCCGCCTATGAGCCGGCGCCGCCGGCGGACCTCGGCGTCACGGCGCCTGTGGTGCTGGTCGTCGCCAACCTGCACCCCTACAAGGGGCACCGGCACCTGCTGGAGGCGATGGCCGTCCTGCGCGCGCGGGGGGTGAAGTGCGTGACGGCGCTGGCCGGGGACGGGCCGGAACGAGCGGCCCTGGAACGCCAGGCCCGCTCGCTGGAGGTGGAGGTCCGGTTCCTCGGCTGCCGCGCGGACGTGCCCGCGCTTCTGGCACGGGCCGACGTCGTCGTCCACCCCGGCCTGGCGGACGGCCTGTGCAACGCGATCATGGAGGCCATGGCGGCGGGCAGGCCGCTGGTCGTGACGGACGCCGGCGGCAACCGCGAGCTCCTCGACGGCCGCGGCCTGCTGGTCCCGCCGGAGGATCCGGGGTCCCTGGCCGCCGCCGTCGAGACGCTGCTGACCGACCGGCCGCTCGCCGAGCGGCTCGGCGCCGCCGCGCGCGACTGGAGCCGCGCCAACCTGAGCCTCGACGCCATGGTCGGGGCGTACGCCGGTCTGTACCGCCGGCTGCTGCGGGTGCGCGGGCACGGCCCGCGACCCGCCCTTCGGACATCCGACAGATCGGAGTGACCTGGTGGCTGTGGACGAAAGGCGACGGAGCGCCGATGAGCGCTTCGCCTTCGGTGAGAACTGGCTGAGATATCTGGACGTGGTGGACGAGCGGCGCATCGCCGACGCCACCGCCTCGCTCACGGCCGCACTGGAGGCCGGCGACCTCGCCGGACGCACCTTCCTGGACGTCGGCTGCGGGAGCGGGTTGTTCTCGCTCGCCGCGCACCGGCTCGGCGCGAAGGTCCACTCCTTCGACTACGACCCCGCGTCGGTCGCCGCCTGTGAGGAACTGCGCCGCAGGTTCGCCCCGCACGGGGACTGGACGATCGAACGCGGCTCCATCCTCGACGACGACCACATGCGCCGCCTGGGGAGGTTCGACGTCGTCTACTCCTGGGGGGTGCTGCACCACACCGGCGAGATGTGGCGCGCGGTCGACGCCGCCGCCCGGCTGGTCGCACCGGGCGGCGCGCTGTACATCGCCATCTACAACGACCAGGGCCTGCCGAGCCGCCTGTGGTGGAAGGTGAAGCACCGCTACGTCCGCTCCGGGCCGCTGGCCAGAGGAGCGCTGCTGCTGTCCGGCGGTACGTACTTCGGGGCCAGGCGCCTGGTCGGGCGGCTCGCCGGCGAGGGGGACGGTGGGTCGCCGCGGGCCCGCGTCCGGCGGCGCGGGATGTCGGCGCGGCACGACCTCGTCGACTGGATCGGCGGTTTCCCGTTCGAGGTGGCGACCCCGGAGCAGGTCTTCGGCCATCTGCGCGGCCGCGGCTTCCAGCTGACCTTCCTGCGCACCTGCAAGGGCCGCCTCGGGTGCAACGAATACGTCTTCGCGGCGCCTGGAGGTGACTGAGAATGGCGATCTCCGATCCCCGGCCGGCGCCGGGCACCCGCGACTGGCACGAGGAGCTGGTGTGTCCTCGCTGCCGCGGGCCGTTGCGTACGGCCGCCGGGCTGCGCTGTGAGAGCTGCGACGTCACCTACCCGATCGACGGTCAGGTGCCGCGGTTCGTGCCGTGGGACAACTACGGCGAGTCGTTCGGCTACCAGTGGAACCAGCACCGCCTCACTCAGCTGGACTCCGTCACCGGGGTACCGATCTCACGCGAGCGGCTCGTGCGCCAGAGCGGGTGGTCGCTCGCCGAGCTGCGGGGCAGCAGCGTCCTTGAATGCGGCAGCGGCGCGGGGCGGTTCACCGAGGTGCTCTGCGAGACCGGCGCGGTCGTCACCTCGGTGGACATCTCCAGCGCCGTCCAGGCCAACGCCGCCTCCAACGGCCGGTTCCCCAACCTGCGGCTGATCCAGGCGAGCATCTACGACCTGCCGCTGCGCGCGGAGTCGTTCGACCACCTGGTGTGCCTGGGAGTGATCCAGCACACCCCCGACGTCGAGCGGGCCTTCAAGACGATGTTCCGCTACCTGCGACCAGGCGGACGGTTCTGCGTCGACGTCTACGCGGCTGTCGTCGCCTACCCGCACCTGCGGCAGCTCCTGCGTCCGGTGACCAAGCGCATCCCGCCCCACCGGCTGTACCGCCTGGTCCAGCGGACGGTTCCGTCGTTGCTGCCGATCTCCGACGCGCTCGGCTCGGTGCCGGTCGCGGGCCAGTGGCTCATGCGCCTTGTGCCGGTGGCCAACCACCGCCACCTCGGGCTTCCCGACGACGCAACCAGGCTGACCTGGTCGATCCTCGACACTTTCGACTGGCTCGCGCCGCGGCACGAGAAGCCGCAGCCGCGCCGCCGCCTCGCGCGGTGGGCGGACGACCTCGGGCTCAGCGAGGTCTCCATCGAGCGGCACCGCGGCCTGTACGTCATCCGCGGCGTCAAGTAGCGCCGCGCCGGGGGCCGCGCCGCCACGGCGCGGCCCGGAGCGGTACACCCGGCGGGGGTCAGGCGCGGTAGTTCCAGCCGGCCGATCGCCAGCGCGAGGGGGACAGCGCGTGGCGAGCGTCCACGATGGTGCGCTCGCGCACCCAGGGCTCCAGTACGGCCGGATCCATGCCTCGCCACTCGGTCCAGTCGGTGAGCAGCATGACGAGGTCGGCGTCCTTCGCCGCGCCGGCGAGCGTGCCTGCGTACCGCAGCCGGGGATGGGACCGCGCGGCACCACCCGTCGCCACCGGATCGTGCACCACCACGTCGGCGCCTTCGTCAAGCACCGCCTGCGCCACGGCCAGAGCGGGGGAGTCGCGCACGTCGTCGGTGCCGGGCTTGAAGGCCGCGCCGAGCACGCAGACCCGCCTGCCCGCGTACCGGCCACCGAGCATCTCCCGGCCGGCGTCCACCACCCGGGTCCTGCGCCGCAGGTTGATGACGTCGATCTGGTGCAGGAACGCGGCCACGTCCCCGAGCCCCAGCTCCGAGGCGCAGGCCAGCAGCGCGCGGATGTCCTTGGGCAGGCAGCCTCCGCCGAAGCCCAGCCCCGGGCCGAGGAAGGACCCGCCGATGCGCTCGTCGTGGCCGAGGGCCGCGGCCAGCGGCAGCACGTCCGCCCCGGCGGCCTCGCAGATCTCGGCGATCGCGTTGATGAAGGAGATCTTCATGGCGAGGAAGGTGTTCGCGGACACCTTGATCAGC
The window above is part of the Sphaerisporangium rubeum genome. Proteins encoded here:
- a CDS encoding glycosyltransferase family 2 protein, producing the protein MKISVLTPTYNRAHLLPRLYRSLTAQNADLEWVVVDDGSTDDTPDVLAELGAQAPFPVVHVRQERNAGKHVAYNRAVREASGDLAGVVDSDDRLLPDALATVGKEWKDIPAGSRELFSGVGGRCVTEDGLVGRPFAGGAPYLDGTWHELFYTHDRWEERVRFDRLEVLRRHLFPETGTPSFLPESLVWRQVGGMLRYLDVPLRFYHLEGEDRLCRRPFADMAAGRRVFYATVLNEDLHRWWPYARARFAKWAAQYVRSGLHLGIPPVRQLRDLENRRARLLAAAALPLGTALFLADRRAGPD
- a CDS encoding UDP-glucose/GDP-mannose dehydrogenase family protein is translated as MIGTGYLGTAHAVGMAELGHAVIGMDVDREKIAALSACEVPFFEPGLTELLRKNVEAGRLRFTASYDEVAADADIHFVCVGTPQLPGALGADLRWVESAFTELSARLTGPALVVGKSTVPVGTARRMAEVVRRHAADGARVEVTWSPEFLREGHAVEDTLRPDRLVFGVASARGERLLREVYRPVIEHHCPVVVTDYATAELIKVSANTFLAMKISFINAIAEICEAAGADVLPLAAALGHDERIGGSFLGPGLGFGGGCLPKDIRALLACASELGLGDVAAFLHQIDVINLRRRTRVVDAGREMLGGRYAGRRVCVLGAAFKPGTDDVRDSPALAVAQAVLDEGADVVVHDPVATGGAARSHPRLRYAGTLAGAAKDADLVMLLTDWTEWRGMDPAVLEPWVRERTIVDARHALSPSRWRSAGWNYRA
- a CDS encoding methyltransferase, which encodes MAVDERRRSADERFAFGENWLRYLDVVDERRIADATASLTAALEAGDLAGRTFLDVGCGSGLFSLAAHRLGAKVHSFDYDPASVAACEELRRRFAPHGDWTIERGSILDDDHMRRLGRFDVVYSWGVLHHTGEMWRAVDAAARLVAPGGALYIAIYNDQGLPSRLWWKVKHRYVRSGPLARGALLLSGGTYFGARRLVGRLAGEGDGGSPRARVRRRGMSARHDLVDWIGGFPFEVATPEQVFGHLRGRGFQLTFLRTCKGRLGCNEYVFAAPGGD
- a CDS encoding glycosyltransferase, encoding MRVALLIGQLGRGGTEKQLTLLACGLRERGEEVEVLVMYEGGHWEAVLREAGVPVVHLGFRRGPAALPRNVAAFASLVRRLRRARPDVLNTFLIRANVAGVCAGRLARVPVVVTGERALATLTGAAGAAVWLARLADRLADLVVANAAGVAEQVARLRRVPADKITVVYNGLPASAYEPAPPADLGVTAPVVLVVANLHPYKGHRHLLEAMAVLRARGVKCVTALAGDGPERAALERQARSLEVEVRFLGCRADVPALLARADVVVHPGLADGLCNAIMEAMAAGRPLVVTDAGGNRELLDGRGLLVPPEDPGSLAAAVETLLTDRPLAERLGAAARDWSRANLSLDAMVGAYAGLYRRLLRVRGHGPRPALRTSDRSE
- the asnB gene encoding asparagine synthase (glutamine-hydrolyzing); the protein is MCGIAGVVSTSSPELDLVRRMCEVIVHRGPDGEGLHHDDHAALGMRRLAIIDVAHGDQPVYNEDRQVVAVFNGEIYNYAELRRDLARRGHRLRGTGDSECLVHLYEEHGPEMVRRLRGMFAFAVWDRARGRLLLARDRVGKKPLYWRSDGGSLWFASELKSLAQDPGLHREVDPVALHHYLTYQYVPAPWSIYRGVHKLPPGHLLVWEAGQVTVRRYWSLDSTPRRVENERDEAERLRELLLEATRIRMVSERPLGAFLSGGVDSSAVVAAMAMQSTERVRTFCVGFEESRYDERHKARMVADRYGTDHHELVVTSRLLDVLPRIAWHFDEPFADSSAIPSFYVAQLSRRHVTVVLSGDGGDECFGGYQRYILMGKAGWIPALSGGPAAASARLGDLLSERTRSGSVGRRLGRLMQFAAETPSRRYARLMCAFTPEQKAEIYTGEMRTLLAETDSYRLLEEVFERSTAAGAIGRVLEVDVATYLPGDLLVKVDITSMANSLETRSPLLDHHLMEWAAGLPAELKVRGGRTKLLFKRAVASWLPREILSYPKQGFGVPLAAWLRGELRELAFDTLTDHTARTRGLFRPQAVRELLRRHAEGADHSVRLWTLLQFELWHRAHAAASGPTVAEAACPAPLG
- a CDS encoding polysaccharide biosynthesis C-terminal domain-containing protein, yielding MTSGWGTAALGTLLARAATLAMTMGSGVILARELAPSGRGTYYVLLSVAISSYFLGNLSVDQAMVSRWQRQAERPALRANCLLLGPVLGTAAALVAAAAAVAMGDRASLREPLLLAVVLLTVPINVTGTYVTAALGLEGRVGLATWGSFGGSAAQFALLALCSAAGSLTIARAVCVWVLSVTVTLALFVRFGRFGVACRETGLAVRTVTLGLRNHIGLVAVQILMRADVLVLNATESAATAGLFSVAVTLVDLVSVATMSLSLVGLARQADEEIEDAAKVTATATRLAGLVGVASMAVLCLTAPVLIPLVYGAEFRDSAVALFGLAPGVLLYAVTRPIWTHLVRLDRPGTATGIAVLAFALNAALALALIPAFGMLGCAIASSIAFACFAATQTAWFLRATGLPLSAIVPGPREVRAVLRILARVRQRLATRP
- a CDS encoding methyltransferase domain-containing protein — translated: MAISDPRPAPGTRDWHEELVCPRCRGPLRTAAGLRCESCDVTYPIDGQVPRFVPWDNYGESFGYQWNQHRLTQLDSVTGVPISRERLVRQSGWSLAELRGSSVLECGSGAGRFTEVLCETGAVVTSVDISSAVQANAASNGRFPNLRLIQASIYDLPLRAESFDHLVCLGVIQHTPDVERAFKTMFRYLRPGGRFCVDVYAAVVAYPHLRQLLRPVTKRIPPHRLYRLVQRTVPSLLPISDALGSVPVAGQWLMRLVPVANHRHLGLPDDATRLTWSILDTFDWLAPRHEKPQPRRRLARWADDLGLSEVSIERHRGLYVIRGVK
- a CDS encoding glycosyltransferase — protein: MAARQHPAGLRRVVLLMSELELGGTEKQVFLLANGLHDSGVEVVVLLLTGGGPYEERLRAAGIDVRRLGFARDPASLPALWRNTWAFARLVRELRAIRPDVLHAFLFRSYMIGPPAARLAAVPVVVAGRRNQSDYKRGRRWVFTVERAATLITDHIVANAVAVLEDARTVERVPAHKLSVIYNGLPGEVFDAVTPAEIHADHPVLVCVANFKRQKGHTYLLRAAAELARRGRPCTLVLVGDGPDRPALEARAKALGLDVRFLGRRADHERMLARADVVVLSSLFEGMSNAVMEAMALGRPIVATAVGGTPELLDGRGVLVPAADPRALADGIAHVLENPAPAAALGAEARDWARKNLDVGRMVDEHVHLYRRLLED
- a CDS encoding NAD-dependent epimerase/dehydratase family protein, with the translated sequence MEAANTIPVNVAESRGRSHVVTGVAGFIGSHIARSLLDRGDHVVGIDHCAGHPPGITARNLAVNEGCDRFTMVRGDLAEIALEPHLRGADTVFHAAARPGVRTSWGAEFPGYARSNIVATHLLMEAAARCGVRRVVVSSSSSVYGGAPDGPVPETHLPAPLSPYGVTKLAAEQLAIAHALREMTGPTVVALRYFTVYGPRQRPDMLISRLIASALSGRPLTVNGDGKQRRDFTFIADAVRANLAAMDADVEAEVVNIGTGVTTSVLDTADLVGEVTGRPVPLTFAEGQAGDVRDTHADTTRAEAVIGYRPAVELRDGLSAQVAWTLRRRDVAP